Proteins found in one Micropterus dolomieu isolate WLL.071019.BEF.003 ecotype Adirondacks linkage group LG12, ASM2129224v1, whole genome shotgun sequence genomic segment:
- the LOC123980428 gene encoding uncharacterized protein LOC123980428 isoform X6 → MTVVLPQICIEMADSSSVTQTVEKYNTFSPDSAQRRTVWSKVHSFETVRNLKHRLQDSSEITINFEPDTFMVEAKSPAVKCQNQPHPSFELLVTGSQAALQTSGPDGSTISEPITAGSSANSTNNGAKEDKGAKEEPGTEIGMDSTFCPKQMENKDAKGEEGSLTTSVSSADASFSSAVSSGNTVPAVASPARPSTLHMPEEAALQISGLDASPISESIIAGPSATATGDAAMEKDGEKLRTEITMDATVCPEENEDVKREEGLLTPSGPFADMTSPSAFSGGNTVPAASSPAHPLTLLMPEQAVLQTSGPDGSIISEPITAGPSATAASDAAVEGDGEKPGTEIVMDSSVCPEANEDVKGKKGSLTTSVSSTDATSSFAVSSGNTVPVIYSPAHPYTSLIPEQAALQISGPDVSTISEPIAAGPSGTATGDAAMEKDNKKLGTEITMDSTVCPVANEEVKGKEGLLSASVFSADATSSYAVTSGNTVPAASSPALSAASLMLEHAALQTSGPDGSSISEPIPAGPSAMAADDAEMEEDCEKPGNESHMDSAVCPRQLANEDMKAQEGSLTTSVSFADVTSTSAISSGNTVPAVARPGHPSTMHMPEEAALQNSGPDGSTISEPITAGPSAMVAGNAAMDRDSEKPGTEIVMDATVCPEANEDVKGEEGSLTASVSSTDATSSFAVTSGNTVPATSSPTNHSTLLMPEEAALQTSGPDVSTISEPIAAGPRAIATGDPAMEKDGEKLGTEITMDATVCPEENEHVKGEEGLFTTSGLFAEATSSFADSGGNTVPATSSPALSVASLMLEHAALQTSDLSAIPELHAVGPSCTAASEAAMEEDSEKPGTGIFMDSAVSSDDNKEVKGKEGSPTTSVSSPDVTSTCAVSSKNALPSASCPFPSVALHTPEEAILQNSGPDGSTISEPIAAGPSAMAASHAAMEEDGDKLGTEITINATICPKANVNVKGQEGLLTTSVSSADVTSISAVSGGNTVTLTHPLSANVLVHEETFEDLPQINMVIFQAIKAAVHQHRLNRGSMSQREKGESPCNHDSSYRTAVAEDTPQKMGPDFTNDIVSSDTYLFDEQNFNMEDFVTVDEVGDDDKSPERYTFSSSEQFCRAREKQSSGLLSTGKQTSTRSSKDSMSSGSSLSSSSKSTKGTNSSKSTKSPNKPLSSDTVSKAPSSPLSTKNPSSTGLKRQQSRTKSSVREKTKDTESTVAKSDLRVSAEGFFAKSGQSYRECDKDNLKGPASEDTGQEAFEILDSIDDLTATEDDKLEAPSEQIFKEDIRPIEEDTYRVIDSVEDQPMTRKTESKIDNKEKSTEKEEAAARKINRPSKRSGPATSAFKSEENPYKHDRTARKYETQTKMDTIAGVSKKDKEVTEEVVYEVVDSVEDEPVEDATATERSHRRRSARGKKEDKIIFNFTEAFEKPEEDTYKILDSVEDETTDDKTAITTRSTRGKRERTTKKDASNERTQKGDTPTRRRHTPARESQERNREKTPKRESKIPPEESTPTKKKDIVARELSEDATCEISCMEEEVVKHDRPATAGKGKRGRPKKQVKTTKKDKVTLKDDEDASEKVAEEEEAVYQIVDSVEDETVDDQPPTGQSESAREENTSKNSDKQNIKNSSLAGSPKNEEEEEEEPMYQIIDSLEDEVQEELTATGGSDRGKENSAIKDETPTKEEASAEKEGTPTCGTTVVEASEKCLYEIVDDLEELNDVPSAAEGSATRNEESTLKTDIKKEDKSTTKSQSDTATRQEEQKPPEKNDTTAETSTLGNLDEVSEEEEDYPDDTAEEEELRKRQASTKERQFAKEREARRREERRTREREERERRSRSNSSRGGCGSRGGTRRTKQRGRETKEKVEVDAQKLVTLDEVGADETGEQRVPESREWDREITEGEQQALITLDEFVEEEEEEEGKVEQSMLETRPLSQEDESVDSFFLPLEITTLATLDEAGGDEEEKPDEQQAEKTSRSVKRKHDDDTGVCSSVYT, encoded by the exons ATGACTGTTGTTTTACCTCAGATCTGCATTGAGATGGCTGACTCCAGCAGTGTAACGCAGACGGTGGAAAAATACAACACTTTCTCCCCAGATTCTGCTCAAAGGCGCACAGTTTG gaGTAAAGTTCATAGTTTTGAGAC TGTGAGGAACCTAAAACATCGTCTACAAGATTCTAGTGAGATCACTATAAACTTTGAACCGGATACCTTCATGGTTGAAGCCAAGTCCCCAGCTGTGAAATGCCAAAATCAGCCTCATCCCTCTTTTGAACTTTTGGTAACTGGGTCACAAGCTGCTCTTCAAACCAGTGGACCTGATGGATCAACCATTTCTGAGCCCATCACAGCAGGATCAAGTGCTAACTCCACAAATAATGGAGCAAAGGAAGACAAAGGAGCAAAGGAGGAACCAGGAACAGAGATTGGCATGGACTCGACTTTTTGTCCCAAGcaaatggaaaataaagatGCAAAGGGGGAAGAAGGATCACTAACAACTTCAGTCTCCTCTGCTGATGCTAGCTTCTCCTCTGCAGTCAGCAGTGGAAACACAGTCCCTGCTGTTGCAAGTCCTGCCCGCCCCTCAACTTTGCATATGCCAGAAGAAGCTGCTCTTCAAATCAGTG GTCTGGATGCATCCCCCATTTCTGAGTCCATTATAGCAGGACCAAGTGCTACGGCCACAGGTGACGCAGCAATGGAGAAGGACGGTGAGAAACTACGAACTGAGATCACCATGGATGCCACTGTTTGTCCCGAGGAAAATGAAGATGTGAAAAGGGAAGAGGGGTTATTAACACCTTCAGGCCCCTTTGCTGATATGACCTCTCCCTCTGCATTCAGTGGTGGAAACACAGTCCCTGCTGCTTCCAGCCCTGCCCACCCCTTAACATTGCTCATGCCAGAACAAGCTGTTCTTCAAACCAGTGGCCCTGATGGATCCATAATTTCTGAGCCAATCACAGCAG GACCAAGTGCTACGGCCGCAAGTGACGCAGCAGTGGAAGGGGACGGTGAGAAACCAGGAACTGAGATCGTCATGGACTCCAGTGTTTGTCCCGAGGCCAATGAAGatgtaaagggaaaaaaagggtCACTTACAACTTCAGTCTCCTCTACTGATGCAACCTCTTCCTTTGCAGTGAGCAGCGGAAACACAGTCCCTGTTATTTACAGCCCTGCTCACCCCTACACATCGCTCATTCCAGAACAAGCTGCTCTTCAAATCAGTGGCCCTGATGTATCCACAATTTCTGAGCCCATTGCAGCAGGACCAAGTGGTACGGCCACAGGTGATGCAGCAATGGAGAAGGACAATAAGAAACTAGGAACTGAGATCACCATGGACTCCACTGTTTGTCCCGTGGCAAATGAAGAAGTAAAGGGGAAAGAGGGGTTACTTAGCGCTTCCGTCTTCTCTGCTGATGCAACCTCTTCCTATGCAGTCACCAGTGGAAACACAGTCCCTGCTGCTTCCAGCCCTGCACTCTCAGCTGCATCACTCATGCTAGAACATGCTGCTCTTCAAACCAGTGGCCCTGATGGATCCTCCATTTCTGAGCCAATCCCAGCAGGACCTAGTGCTATGGCCGCAGATGACGCAGAAATGGAGGAAGACTGTGAAaaaccaggaaatgaaagccACATGGACTCCGCTGTTTGTCCCAGACAATTGGCAAATGAAGATATGAAGGCGCAAGAGGGGTCACTAACAACTTCAGTCTCCTTTGCTGATGTGACCTCTACCTCAGCAATCAGCAGTGGAAACACAGTCCCTGCTGTTGCCAGGCCTGGCCACCCCTCAACAATGCACATGCCAGAAGAAGCTGCTCTTCAAAACAGTGGCCCTGATGGCTCCACCATTTCTGAGCCCATCACAGCAGGACCAAGTGCTATGGTCGCAGGTAACGCAGCAATGGATAGGGACAGTGAGAAACCAGGAACTGAGATCGTCATGGATGCCACTGTTTGTCCCGAGGCCAATGAAGATGTAAAGGGGGAAGAGGGGTCACTTACAGCTTCAGTGTCCTCTACTGATGCAACCTCTTCCTTTGCAGTCACCAGTGGAAACACAGTCCCTGCTACTTCCAGTCCTACCAACCACTCCACATTGCTCATGCCAGAAGAAGCTGCTCTTCAAACCAGTGGCCCAGATGTATCCACAATTTCTGAGCCCATCGCAGCAGGACCAAGGGCTATAGCCACAGGGGACCCAGCAATGGAGAAGGACGGTGAGAAACTAGGAACTGAGATCACCATGGACGCTACTGTTTGTCCTGAGGAAAATGAACATGTAAAGGGGGAAGAGGGGTTATTTACAACTTCAGGCCTCTTTGCTGAGGCGACCTCTTCCTTTGCAGACAGTGGTGGAAACACAGTCCCTGCTACTTCCAGTCCTGCACTCTCAGTTGCATCACTCATGCTAGAACATGCTGCTCTTCAAACCAGTGATTTATCTGCAATTCCTGAGCTCCATGCAGTGGGACCAAGTTGTACGGCTGCAAGTGAGGCAGCAATGGAGGAGGACAGTGAGAAACCAGGAACTGGGATCTTCATGGACTCCGCTGTTAGTTCTGATGATAATAAAGAAGTAAAGGGGAAAGAGGGGTCACCAACAACTTCAGTCTCCTCTCCTGATGTGACCTCTACCTGTGCAGTCAGCAGCAAAAACGCACTCCCTTCTGCTTCCTGCCCTTTCCCCTCTGTCGCATTGCACACACCAGAAGAAGCTATTCTTCAAAACAGTGGCCCTGATGGATCCACCATTTCTGAGCCCATTGCAGCCGGACCAAGTGCTATGGCCGCAAGTCACGCAGCAATGGAGGAGGATGGTGACAAACTAGGAACTGAGATCACCATTAATGCCACTATTTGTCCcaaagcaaatgtaaatgtaaagggGCAAGAGGGGTTATTAACAACTTCAGTCTCCTCTGCTGATGTGACCTCTATATCTGCAGTCAGTGGTGGAAACACAGTCACTCTCACTCACCCACTCTCAGCCAATGTACTTGTGCATGAAGAAACCTTTGAAGACCTTCCTCAGATTAACATGGTCATTTTTCAGGCAATCAAAGCGGCAGTTCACCAGCACAGACTCAACCGAGGGAGCATGTcccagagagagaagggggag AGCCCCTGCAACCATGACTCAAGCTATAGAACTGCAGTGGCTGAAGACACACCACAAAAAATG GGTCCGGATTTTACAAATGACATAGTTTCTTCAGACACCTATCTTTTTGATGAGCAAAATTTCAACATGGAGGACTTTGTCACTGTTGATGAAGTTGGTGATGATGACAAAAGCCCCGAGCGTTATACTTTCTCCTCATCCGAGCAGTTCTGTAGAGCGAGAGAAAAGCAAAGCTCAGGTTTGTTGTCCACTGGCAAACAGACCTCAACAAGGTCTTCAAAAGACTCTATGAGCTCAGGCTCTTCCTTGTCCTCCTCATCCAAGTCAACTAAAGGTACAAACTCTTCTAAATCCACCAAATCCCCTAACAAACCCTTGTCTTCTGACACTGTCAGTAAGGCCCCTTCTTCTCCACTGTCTACAAAAAACCCATCCTCCACAGGCCTTAAAAGGCAACAGAGCAGGACTAAATCTTCAGttagagaaaaaacaaaagacacagagagcacAGTGGCAAAGTCTGACCTCAGAGTGTCAGCAGAGGGCTTTTTTGCAAAATCTGGTCAGTCATACAGAGAATGCGACAAAGACAATTTAAAAGGCCCTGCAAGTGAGGATACTGGACAAGAAGCCTTTGAGATATTGGATTCCATTGATGATCTGACTGCAACGGAAGATGACAAACTTGAAGCTCCCAGTGAACAGATATTCAAAGAAGACATTAGGCCTATAGAGGAAGACACATATCGGGTAATTGATTCAGTGGAAGATCAGCCGATGACTAGAAAGACTGAGTCAAAGATTGACAACAAGGAGAAAAGCACCGAGAAAGAGGAGGCAGCTGCTAGAAAAATTAATAGACCATCAAAGAGGAGTGGCCCTGCAACCTCTGCATTCAAAAGTGAAGAGAATCCATACAAACATGACAGGACGGCAAGAAAGTACGAGACACAAACCAAGATGGACACCATTGCAGGGGTTtctaaaaaagacaaagaggtCACTGAGGAGGTGGTTTATGAGGTAGTAGATTCTGTTGAAGACGAACCGGTTGAAGATGCTACTGCCACAGAAAGGTCTCATAGAAGAAGAAGtgcaagaggaaaaaaagaggataAAATTATATTCAATTTCACAGAAGCGTTTGAAAAGCCAGAGGAGGATACGTACAAGATTCTAGACTCTGTGGAGGACGAGACTACCGATGACAAAACGGCCATTACGACAAGATCTACCAGAGGAAAAAGGGAAAGAACAACTAAGAAAGATGCTTCGAATGAGAGAACACAAAAAGGGGACACGCCAACGAGAAGGAGGCACACTCCTGCCAGAGAGTCACAGGAACGAAACAGGGAAAAAACACCAAAGAGAGAGTCGAAAATTCCTCCAGAAGAGAGCACACCAACAAAGAAGAAGGACATTGTTGCAAGAGAGTTAAGTGAGGACGCTACCTGCGAAATATCCTGTATGGAGGAAGAGGTTGTTAAGCATGATCGGCCCGCCACAGCAGGAAAAGGAAAGAGGGGAAGACCAAAGAAACaggttaaaacaacaaaaaaagacaaagtaaCATTGAAGGATGACGAAGACGCATCCGAAAAAGTggctgaggaagaagaggcgGTGTATCAGATTGTTGATTCTGTGGAGGACGAGACAGTTGATGATCAGCCTCCAACAGGACAGTCTGAGAGTGCGAGAGAGGAGAACACTTCTAAAAACAGTGAcaagcaaaatataaaaaattcaTCTCTTGCAGGATCCCCCaaaaatgaggaggaggaagaggaagagcctATGTACCAGATCATAGATTCCCTGGAAGACGAAGTTCAAGAAGAGCTGACAGCAACAGGTGGATCTGACAGAGGGAAGGAAAATAGTGCGATAAAAGATGAGACTCCTACAAAAGAAGAGGCATCAGCTGAAAAAGAAGGTACACCAACATGTGGTACCACAGTTGTGGAAGCCTCTGAAAAATGTCTGTACGAGATAGTTGATGATTTAGAGGAGCTAAATGATGTTCCATCTGCTGCCGAAGGGTCTGCTACAAGAAATGAGGAAAGCACTCTCAAAACAGACATTAAGAAAGAGGACAAATCAACAACCAAGTCCCAAAGTGATACTGCGACACGGCAAGAGGAACAAAAACCACCAGAGAAAAACGATACAACGGCAGAAACAAGCACTCTAGGGAACCTAGATGAAGtgagcgaggaggaggaggattacCCTGACGACACGGCCGAGGAGGAAGAACTGAGGAAGAGGCAAGCCTCCACAAAAGAGAGGCAGTTTGCCAAAGAGCGAGAAgccaggaggagggaggagaggagaaccagagagagagaggagagggagcgaAGGAGTCGGagtaacagcagcagaggaggatgCGGCAGTCGGGGAGGGACGAGGAGGACGaagcagagggggagggaaaCAAAGGAAAAGGTGGAGGTAGATGCCCAAAAGCTAGTGACTCTGGATGAGGTGGGAGCAGATGAGACTGGAGAGCAAAGAGTGCCAGAGAGCCGAGAGTGGGACAGGGAGATCACTGAGGGAGAGCAGCAAGCACTCATCACTCTGGATGAGTTtgtagaagaagaggaggaggaggagggcaagGTCGAGCAAAGCATGCTGGAGACCCGCCCACTCAGCCAGGAGGACGAATCAGTGGACTCCTTTTTTCTTCCACTGGAAATTACG ACTTTGGCAACTTTAGATGAAGCAGGCGGTGATGAGGAAGAGAAGCCGGACGAACAGCAAGCTGAGAAAACATCAAGATCTGTTAAACGCAAACACGATGATGACACAGGTGTGTGCTCTTCTGTCTATACATAG